In Tsukamurella tyrosinosolvens, the genomic window GTCAGGTACGCCGTGGAGAAGGGCAGCGTCGTGCATATGGGTCAGCGCAGTTTCAAGGTGTTCGGCGGATGACGACAGAAGCGGGGGAGGCGCGCTCCGAGATCGTCTACGGAGTGCAGGGCGGCGTGTCCATGAAGTGGGTCGCCATCAGTAATCCCGGTCGGGTGCGCCTGACCAACGAGGACGGTGCGCTCACCGGTCCCGGCATGTTCCTGCTGGCAGACGGCATGGGAGGCCACGACGCCGGCGAGGTGGCCTCGGCCGCCGCGCTCGAGGCGCTGGCCGAGGTCTTCGGCCCGGAGCCCGCGGACGCGCAGGTGGTGATGGAGCAGGTCGTCGACCGGCTGCGCGACGCGCACGCCGCGATCGAGGCCATCGACTCCGAGACCGGCAAGCGGGCGGGCACCACGGTGACCGGCGTGCTGCTCACCACCTACGAGGGCGTGCCGCACTGGCTGGTGGTCAATATCGGCGACTCGCGCACCTATCGCCTCGCGGAGGGCTACTTCGAGCAGCTGACCGTCGACCACTCGCAGGTCCAGGAGCTCATCAACGGCGGCTTCCTCAGCCCCGAGCAGGCCCGCGTCGACCCGCGCCGCAACGTCATCACCCGCGCCCTCGGCGCCGGGATGGAGCCCGACGCCGACTTCTGGATCGTCCCGGCGCAGCCGCGCGAGAAGCTGCTGGTGTGCTCCGACGGCCTCAACGGCGAGCTCACAGACGACGAGATCCGGCAGATCCTCGAGAGCGACGTGCCGATCGACGAGTGCGCGGATCAGCTCGTCGCCGGGGCGCTCAACGCCGGCGGACGCGACAACGTGACGGTGATCGTGGTGGACGCCACGACGGAAGACACCGATCCGGACTGGTGACCTGAGTAGAGTCATCCCTCGTGGCTGACATCGAAGCGCTGCTGAGTCTGGAACAGATCGACCGCGACATCTTCCGCGGCATTCACGCCCCGTCGGTGCTGGTCCGGACGTTCGGCGGCCAGGTGGCCGGCCAGGCCCTGCGGTCGGCCATCGAGACCGTGCCGGACACCATGCAGGTGCACTCGCTGCACGGCTACTTCCTGCGGCCCGGCAATCCGGACGCCGACACCGTCTTCCTCGTGGACCGGATCCGCGACGGCCGGTCCTTCTGCACCCGTCGGGTCAACGGCGTGCAGGACGGCGAGGCGATCTTCTCCATGTCGGCGTCGTTCCAGCTGCCCGGCCAGGACGGCATCGAGCACGCCGACGAGATGCCGCCCACCCAGGACCCCGAGTCCGTGCTCAGCCCGCGCGAGGACCCCAACGCCACACGGGAGAGCCTCGGACTGTTCGAGGAGTGGAGCGACTGGGACATCCGGATCGTCCCGCAGGACGAGACGGCCCCGTACGTGGGCCGCGCGGTGCACCAGCAGGTGTGGTTCCGGCACATCAAGCGCCTGCCCGACGATCAGAACACCCACGTCAGCGCGCTCGCCTACATGAGCGACATGACCCTGCTCGGCTCCGCGCGCGTGGCGCACCCGGGAGTCGACACCCAGGTGGCGTCGCTCGACCACGCCATGTGGTTCCTGCGGCCCTTCCGCGCCGATGAGTGGCTCCTCTACGACCAGACCTCCCCGTCCGCCGGGGGTGGGCGTGCGCTCACCGCCGGGCGGATCTTCGCGCGCGACGGGGCGCTCGTCGCCGTCGTCATCCAGGAGGGCCTGCACCGCTTCCGGGCGTGACCGCGCCGCCGTTTAGGCTGGCTCCCCGTGACCGTACGGATCGGAGTCCTCGCTCTCCAGGGTGACGTGCGCGAGCACCGTCACGCGCTCGAGGCGGCCGGCGCCGTCACCACGACGGTGCGGACCGCCGAAGACCTCGCTGCGGTGGACGGCATCGTCATCCCCGGCGGGGAGTCGACCACGATGAGTCGGCTGCTCGGCGTCTTCGACCTCTTCGACCCGCTCCGCGACGCCCTCGCCGCGGGCCTCCCGGCCTACGGTTCCTGCGCCGGCATGATCCTGCTCGCCTCGGAGGTGCTCGACACCCGCCCGGACGCGCGCTGCCTCGGAGCCATCGACATGACGGTGCGACGGAACGCCTTCGGCCGGCAGGTCGACTCCTTCGAGACCGACCTCGCGGTCGAGGGCGTCGACGGTGCCCCGGTGCGTGCGGTGTTCATCCGCGCGCCGTGGGTGGAGCGCGTCGGCGAGGGCGTCGAGGTGCTGGCGAGGGTGCCCGCGGGGGCCGGTCCGACGGCGGGTACGGTGGTCGCTGTTCGACAGGGTGTGACGATGGCCACATCCTTCCATCCCGAGGTCACGGGCGATCTGCGGATCCACCGTCGCTTCGTGGACAGTGTCCGGCGGCGATGACCCCGCCGCGGAAGAGGGGAGTGGCGTCGTGAGCTACATGCCGGTGACGGATTCGATGTTCCTGATGGCGGAGTCCCGTGAGCATCCGATGCACGTCGGCGGTCTGCAGCTGTTCACGCCGCCCGAGGGCGCGGGGCCCGATTTCGTGCGCTCGGTGGTCGAGACGATGCGCGACCATACGAAGGTCAGCGAGAAGTTCGGCCGGCGTCCCGCGGACCCCGTCGGGATCCTCGGCAACACCTGGTGGTCCGAGGTCGATTCGATCGACCTCGAGTACCACGTCCGGCACTCCGCGCTGCCCCAGCCGGGCCGCATCCGGGAGCTGTTCCAGCAGGTCTCCCTGTGGCACGAGACCCTCCTGGACCGGCATCGCCCGATGTGGGAGGTGCACGTCATCGAGGGCCTGGAGGACGGCCGGTTCGCGGTCTACTCGAAGGTCCATCACTCGCTGGTCGACGGGGTGTCCGCCCTGCGGTACATGACGCTGGCCCTGTCGCCCGATCCGGACGACCGCGAGGGCCGCGTGGTCTGGCAGCCCGGTCTCGGGCGCCGCCGGAAGCCGGAGACGGCGGAGGCACCGTCGAAGGGCGGCCTGCCCTTCAACCCGCTCAGCGCGGCGAAGCAGATCGGCGGCCTCACCGGCGAGGTGCTGGGCATGCTGCCCGCCTCGATGAAGGTCGCGGGCACGTCCATCCGGGACCACGACTACAAGGCGCCCTTCCAGGCCCCGCACACCATCTTCAACGTGCCGATCGGCGGCGCGCGACGGTTCGTCGCGCAGTCGTACTCGCTGGATCGGATCGACGCGGTCCGGCAGAAGGCCGGCGCGACGGTCAACGACATCGTGCTCGCCATGTGCGGCGCCGCCCTGCGCGCCTACCTGCTGGAACTGAACGAGCTGCCCGACCGCTCGCTGACGGCGATGGTGCCGGTGTCGCTGCACAAGGAGGGTTCCGAGTCCTCCTCGAATGCGGTCGGCGCCGTGATCTCGACGCTGGCGACCGATCTCACCGACCCCGCGGCGCGGGTGACCGCGATCCAGGATTCGGTGCGCGCCGCGCGCAAGGTGATGGGCGAGTTGTCGCCGCTGCAGGTCCTCGCGCTCAGCGCGGCCAACATCGCGGGCCTCGCGCCGGGCATGCTGCCCGGGTACCGGGGCGTCGCGCGGCCGCCGTTCAACCTGGTCATCTCGAACGTCCCGGGGCCGCGCGAGGCGATGTACTGGAACGGTGCGCACCTCGACGGCGTCTACCCCGCGTCCATCCCGTGGGAAGGCCAGGCGGTGAACATCACCATCTGCACCAACAACCGGAACCTGGAGTTCGGGATCACGGCGTGCCGGACGTCGGTCCCGCACGTGCAGCGCCTCATCCACCACCTCGAGGACGCGTTGTCGGAGCTGGAGAAGGCTTTCACGTAAACTCGCAGGGTTGAGACAGCGCACCCGAACGGAATCGAGGGATCGATGAGCGGCCATTCCAAATGGGCCACCACCAAGCACAAGAAGGCGGCGATCGACGCCAAGCGCGGCAAGCTCTTCGCCAAGCTGATCAAGAACATCGAGGTCGCGGCCCGCACGGGTGGTAGCGATCCCGACGGCAACCCGACGCTGTACGACGCCATCCAGAAGGCGAAGAAGACCTCGGTCCCGAACGACAACATCGAGCGCGCCCGGAAGCGCGGCGGTGGCGAGGAGGCGGGCGGCGCCGACTGGCAGACCATCATGTACGAGGGTTACGGCCCCAACGGCGTGGCGGTCCTCATCGAGTGCCTGACCGACAACCGCAACCGCGCCGCCGGCGAGGTCCGCGTCGCGATGACCCGCAACGGCGGCAACATGGCCGACCCGGGCTCCGTCGCGTACCTGTTCACCCGCAAGGGCATCGTCACCCTGGACAAGAACGACCAGGCCGAGGACGACGTGCTCATGGCCGTGCTCGACGCGGGCGCCGAGGAGATCAGCGACCTGGGCGACCAGTTCGAGATCATCTCCGAGCCGACCGATCTCGTCGCGGTGCGCAGCGCGCTGCAGGAGGCCGGCATCGATTACGAGTCGGCCGAGTCCGGCTTCCGCGCGTCGGTCGAGGTCCCCGTCGACGCCGACGGTGCGCGCAAGGTGTTCAAGCTGGTCGACGCGCTGGAGGACAGCGACGACGTGCAGAACGTGTACACCAACGTCGACATCTCCGACGAGGTCCTGGCGGAGCTCGACGAGGACTGATGCCCTGAGATTGCCGTATCGCATCGCCCCTACTGTGCGGTAATAATGCGTCAGGATATTCTCAGGTTGTGACTCCCACCCGAACGGCGCTGCGCCGTGCCCCGGCCCTGGCGTTGGTGGTGGCCCTGCTGCTCGGAGCCGGCGGTGCGGCGGTCTGGGAATCGGGGCGCGCCGAGACCGTGCACGGTGCGACGGCGGTGGGGGTCGAGTTCGGCGCGCTGGGCCGCGACGACGCGACCCACCGCCTCGACGATGCGGCGAAGCGCGTGGATGCGGAGCCGATCACGCTGCGCACCGCGAAGGGTGAGGTCCGGCTCCAGCCCGCGCAGCTCGGGCTGTCCATGGACGTGCCGGGCACCGTCCAGCGCGCGATCGACGAGCGCTCGCCGCTGCGGGACCTGATCGGGCTGGTCAGAGACCGGCACGTGCACCCCGCCTCCACGCTGAACCGGCAGGTCTTCGACGCCGCCATCACGAAGGCCTCCGGCGCCCTGACGTCGGAGGCCGGCGACGGCGCCGTGATCTTCCGGGGCGGCAAGCCCGTCGCCGTCGAGCCCAAGGCCGGCGACAAGATCGACCTGGCCAGGGCCGCGGAGGCCGTCGCCGCCGCGTGGCCCGACTCCACCGACATCACCGTCCCCACGGAGGCCGTGCGGCCCACCGTCTCCGTGGACGTGGTCCGGGCCGTCGCCTCCGGGGCGGCGGTGCGGGCCGTCGCCTCCGACGTCGTCCTCCGCCGCGACGCGGTGGGGCAGGTGGCCGCGGGCACCGTCGGCCGGGTCACCGGGACCGACATCGGCACGTTCCTCTCCTTCCAGCCCGACGGTGCCGGCAACCTCGCGCCCAAGGTCGACCGCGAGGCGGCGAAGAAGGTCCTCGGCACGCGGCTCGAATCCGCCGTCGCCAAGCCCAAGGACGCGAGCTTCGACCTGTCGGGCGGCACCCCGACGGTGACCGAGGCGGTCCCCGGCCGTGAGGTCGTGTGGGATCCGACGCTCGACGCCGTCACCAAGGCCGTCACCGAGCAGTCCGCCCAGGGCCGCACCGCGACCGCGCAGTTCAAGGCCGTCGAGCCCAAGGTGTCGACCGCCAAGGCCAAGGAGCTCGGCGTGCGCGAGGTGGTTAGCGAGTTCTCCACCGGCGGCTTCAGCGACGCCTCGGGCGTGAACATCCGCAGGGTCGCCCAGCAGGTGAACGGCGCCGTCGTGCTGCCCGGCGAGACCTTCTCGCTCAACGGCTACACCGGCCCCCGCGGCACCGCCCAGGGCTATGTCGAGTCCGGCATCATCAACAACGGCCGCCCCGATAAGGCCGTCGGCGGTGGCATCTCGCAGTTCGCCACGACGCTCTACAACGCCGCCTACTTCGCCGGCCTCGAGGACGCGGGCCACACCGAGCACAGCTACTACATCTCCCGGTACCCCGAGGCGCGCGAGGCCACCGTCTTCGAGGGCGCGATCGACCTGCAGTTCCGCAACGACACCCCGTACGGCGTCGTCATCGAGTCCAGCGCGGGCTCGTCGTCGGTGTCCGTGCGGATGTGGAGCACGAAGACGCGCGAGGTGTCGTCGAGCACCGGCTCGCGGAGCCTGCCGACGCAGCCGTCGACCATCCGGCTCGCCAAGGGCCCGCACTGCGTGGCCAGCACCGGCCAGCCCGGCTTCACCACCAGCAACACCCGGACGATCACCGACGTCAAGACCGGCAGCGTCCTCTCCCGCCACACCCGCACCGTGAAGTACGACCCGGTGCCCACGGTCATCTGCGAGTAGGTAGGCGCGTCGCTGCGTCCCGGTGGCGCACGGTGCGGGTATGCTCTCGAACAAAGGTTTGACTGTTCGACGGTGCGCGGAGGTACGGCGATGCGGGTGATGGGGGTGGACCCCGGGCTCACGCGTTGCGGCCTGTCGGTGGTCGAGACGGGCGCGGGCCGCAAGGTCACGGCGCTCGACGTCGACGTGGTGCGCACCCCGTCGACCATGCCGCTGGCGGAGCGGCTCCTGGCCGTGTGGACCGCCGCCGAGTTCTGGATGGACACCCACGAGCCCGACGTGATCGCCGTGGAGCGGGTCTTCGCGCAGCACAACGTGTCCACGGCAATGGGCACCGCGCAGGCCGGCGGCGTCGTCGCGCTGGCCGCCGCGCGCCGCGGCATCGACGTGCACTTCCACACCCCGTCGGAGGTGAAGGCCGCGGTCACCGGCAACGGTAACGCCGGCAAGGCGCAGGTCACCGCCATGATCACCCGGATCCTCGGGCTGCAGAAGGCGCCCGAGCCCGCGGACGCGGCGGACGCCCTCGCGCTCGCCGTCTGCCACAGTTGGCGCGCACCGATGATCGCCCGGATGGCCGAGGCGGAACGTCGTGCGGCGGAACAGAAGAAGGTCTTCGAGCAGCGGCTCGCGGCACAACGCCGCGGCAAGGGCAGTGCGGGCCGCACGGTCACAGGAGGAGTGCGATGATCGCGTCGCTGCGCGGCGAGGTACGGCACATCGGGCTCGACCACGTGGTGGTCGAGTGCGCGGGCGTGGGCTACAAGGTGCTCGTCGCCCCGGCGACGGCGGGTGCGCTCACCCGCGGCGCCGAGGGCTCGCTGCTCACCTCGATGGTGGTGCGCGAGGACTCGATGACGCTGTACGGCTTCACCGACGGGCCGCAGCAGGAGCTCTTCCACCTCCTGCAGACCGTGCAGGGCGTCGGTCCACGGCTCGCGATGGCCGCCATCGCGGTCCTCGAGCCCGCCCAGATGCAGGTCGCGATCGCGTCGGGCGACATCAAGACGCTCTGCCTGATCCCCGGTATCGGCAAGCGGGTCGCCGAGCGGATCCACGTGGACCTCAAGGACAAGGTCAGCGCGGCACCGTCGGACGTCTCCGGCCCGGCCGGGTCGACGGTGTCGGCGGGCGGCGTCTCGCAGCAGCTCCTCGACGCTCTCGAGGGGCTCGGCTTCACCGCGAAGCAGGCCGAGCCGGCGGTCGCGGCCGCCGTCGAGGCCGGGCCCGACAAGTCCGTCTCCGAACTGCTGCGCGACGCCCTGAAGTCGCTGGGACGCGGCTGACGTGCACTACGACGACGAGGTGGGCAGCGAGTTCGACGAGGCCGAGGGCATCATGGGCCCCGCGGCGCTCTCGGGCGACGACACCGAGTCCCTGCGGCCGAAGTCCCTCGACGAGTTCATCGGCCAGCCCAAGGTCCGCGAGCAGCTCCAGCTGGTGCTGCA contains:
- a CDS encoding PP2C family protein-serine/threonine phosphatase, translating into MTTEAGEARSEIVYGVQGGVSMKWVAISNPGRVRLTNEDGALTGPGMFLLADGMGGHDAGEVASAAALEALAEVFGPEPADAQVVMEQVVDRLRDAHAAIEAIDSETGKRAGTTVTGVLLTTYEGVPHWLVVNIGDSRTYRLAEGYFEQLTVDHSQVQELINGGFLSPEQARVDPRRNVITRALGAGMEPDADFWIVPAQPREKLLVCSDGLNGELTDDEIRQILESDVPIDECADQLVAGALNAGGRDNVTVIVVDATTEDTDPDW
- a CDS encoding acyl-CoA thioesterase codes for the protein MADIEALLSLEQIDRDIFRGIHAPSVLVRTFGGQVAGQALRSAIETVPDTMQVHSLHGYFLRPGNPDADTVFLVDRIRDGRSFCTRRVNGVQDGEAIFSMSASFQLPGQDGIEHADEMPPTQDPESVLSPREDPNATRESLGLFEEWSDWDIRIVPQDETAPYVGRAVHQQVWFRHIKRLPDDQNTHVSALAYMSDMTLLGSARVAHPGVDTQVASLDHAMWFLRPFRADEWLLYDQTSPSAGGGRALTAGRIFARDGALVAVVIQEGLHRFRA
- the pdxT gene encoding pyridoxal 5'-phosphate synthase glutaminase subunit PdxT; the protein is MTVRIGVLALQGDVREHRHALEAAGAVTTTVRTAEDLAAVDGIVIPGGESTTMSRLLGVFDLFDPLRDALAAGLPAYGSCAGMILLASEVLDTRPDARCLGAIDMTVRRNAFGRQVDSFETDLAVEGVDGAPVRAVFIRAPWVERVGEGVEVLARVPAGAGPTAGTVVAVRQGVTMATSFHPEVTGDLRIHRRFVDSVRRR
- a CDS encoding WS/DGAT/MGAT family O-acyltransferase, giving the protein MPVTDSMFLMAESREHPMHVGGLQLFTPPEGAGPDFVRSVVETMRDHTKVSEKFGRRPADPVGILGNTWWSEVDSIDLEYHVRHSALPQPGRIRELFQQVSLWHETLLDRHRPMWEVHVIEGLEDGRFAVYSKVHHSLVDGVSALRYMTLALSPDPDDREGRVVWQPGLGRRRKPETAEAPSKGGLPFNPLSAAKQIGGLTGEVLGMLPASMKVAGTSIRDHDYKAPFQAPHTIFNVPIGGARRFVAQSYSLDRIDAVRQKAGATVNDIVLAMCGAALRAYLLELNELPDRSLTAMVPVSLHKEGSESSSNAVGAVISTLATDLTDPAARVTAIQDSVRAARKVMGELSPLQVLALSAANIAGLAPGMLPGYRGVARPPFNLVISNVPGPREAMYWNGAHLDGVYPASIPWEGQAVNITICTNNRNLEFGITACRTSVPHVQRLIHHLEDALSELEKAFT
- a CDS encoding YebC/PmpR family DNA-binding transcriptional regulator — translated: MSGHSKWATTKHKKAAIDAKRGKLFAKLIKNIEVAARTGGSDPDGNPTLYDAIQKAKKTSVPNDNIERARKRGGGEEAGGADWQTIMYEGYGPNGVAVLIECLTDNRNRAAGEVRVAMTRNGGNMADPGSVAYLFTRKGIVTLDKNDQAEDDVLMAVLDAGAEEISDLGDQFEIISEPTDLVAVRSALQEAGIDYESAESGFRASVEVPVDADGARKVFKLVDALEDSDDVQNVYTNVDISDEVLAELDED
- a CDS encoding VanW family protein, whose protein sequence is MTPTRTALRRAPALALVVALLLGAGGAAVWESGRAETVHGATAVGVEFGALGRDDATHRLDDAAKRVDAEPITLRTAKGEVRLQPAQLGLSMDVPGTVQRAIDERSPLRDLIGLVRDRHVHPASTLNRQVFDAAITKASGALTSEAGDGAVIFRGGKPVAVEPKAGDKIDLARAAEAVAAAWPDSTDITVPTEAVRPTVSVDVVRAVASGAAVRAVASDVVLRRDAVGQVAAGTVGRVTGTDIGTFLSFQPDGAGNLAPKVDREAAKKVLGTRLESAVAKPKDASFDLSGGTPTVTEAVPGREVVWDPTLDAVTKAVTEQSAQGRTATAQFKAVEPKVSTAKAKELGVREVVSEFSTGGFSDASGVNIRRVAQQVNGAVVLPGETFSLNGYTGPRGTAQGYVESGIINNGRPDKAVGGGISQFATTLYNAAYFAGLEDAGHTEHSYYISRYPEAREATVFEGAIDLQFRNDTPYGVVIESSAGSSSVSVRMWSTKTREVSSSTGSRSLPTQPSTIRLAKGPHCVASTGQPGFTTSNTRTITDVKTGSVLSRHTRTVKYDPVPTVICE
- the ruvC gene encoding crossover junction endodeoxyribonuclease RuvC, with product MRVMGVDPGLTRCGLSVVETGAGRKVTALDVDVVRTPSTMPLAERLLAVWTAAEFWMDTHEPDVIAVERVFAQHNVSTAMGTAQAGGVVALAAARRGIDVHFHTPSEVKAAVTGNGNAGKAQVTAMITRILGLQKAPEPADAADALALAVCHSWRAPMIARMAEAERRAAEQKKVFEQRLAAQRRGKGSAGRTVTGGVR
- the ruvA gene encoding Holliday junction branch migration protein RuvA; translation: MIASLRGEVRHIGLDHVVVECAGVGYKVLVAPATAGALTRGAEGSLLTSMVVREDSMTLYGFTDGPQQELFHLLQTVQGVGPRLAMAAIAVLEPAQMQVAIASGDIKTLCLIPGIGKRVAERIHVDLKDKVSAAPSDVSGPAGSTVSAGGVSQQLLDALEGLGFTAKQAEPAVAAAVEAGPDKSVSELLRDALKSLGRG